One stretch of Candidatus Eisenbacteria bacterium DNA includes these proteins:
- a CDS encoding NUDIX domain-containing protein, translating into MSYVSWLRSRVGPEPVILIYATAIIRDGEGRILFQQRGDFPVWGLPGGLLEPGETILETLRREVREETGYEIEPERFVGLYTSPDYMVNYPNGDRVQQVTAAFLCHVSGGSDRPDLRESIAQRFLPLDEAPRLFPWYRQMLDDSIRDLPTRFDAGSAEGPLRRTGGLVPWLRERVGTAPILLPCACAIVPDGDGRILLHKRGDTGLWGLPAGAMELGERIDQTAIRETREETGLSVRVKRLTGFYTGLDQRSVYPNGDEVWLGVATFLCEIEGGELRADGIESLDVAFFKPEEMPFEGNPWGARTLRRIEDAMRGDPEAVAG; encoded by the coding sequence ATGAGCTACGTCTCCTGGCTGCGCTCGAGGGTCGGCCCCGAGCCGGTCATTCTGATCTACGCGACCGCGATCATCCGCGACGGAGAGGGCAGGATCCTCTTCCAGCAGCGCGGCGACTTCCCCGTCTGGGGACTTCCCGGGGGGCTCCTCGAGCCGGGCGAGACGATCCTCGAAACCCTGCGCCGCGAGGTCCGGGAGGAGACCGGATACGAGATCGAGCCGGAGCGTTTCGTCGGCCTCTACACATCTCCCGACTACATGGTGAACTATCCGAACGGCGACCGCGTCCAGCAGGTGACAGCCGCTTTCCTCTGCCACGTCTCGGGGGGCAGCGACAGACCCGATCTGCGGGAATCGATCGCGCAGCGCTTCCTGCCTCTCGACGAGGCCCCTCGTCTCTTCCCCTGGTACCGGCAGATGCTCGACGACTCGATCCGCGATCTCCCGACGCGCTTCGACGCCGGATCCGCGGAGGGCCCGCTGCGGCGGACCGGAGGCCTCGTCCCCTGGCTGCGGGAACGGGTGGGCACGGCGCCGATCCTCCTCCCCTGCGCCTGCGCGATCGTTCCCGACGGCGACGGCCGCATCCTCTTGCACAAGAGAGGCGACACCGGCCTCTGGGGGCTTCCCGCGGGAGCGATGGAGCTGGGAGAGCGGATCGATCAGACCGCGATCCGAGAGACCCGCGAGGAGACCGGCTTGAGCGTCCGCGTGAAGCGGCTGACCGGCTTCTACACGGGACTCGATCAGAGGAGCGTCTATCCGAACGGCGACGAGGTCTGGCTCGGCGTGGCGACCTTCCTATGCGAGATCGAGGGCGGCGAACTTCGGGCCGACGGGATCGAGAGCCTCGACGTTGCCTTCTTCAAGCCTGAGGAGATGCCGTTCGAGGGAAATCCTTGGGGAGCCCGCACGCTCCGCAGGATCGAGGACGCCATGCGCGGCGATCCGGAGGCTGTGGCGGGCTAG